One window of the Trypanosoma brucei gambiense DAL972 chromosome 3, complete sequence genome contains the following:
- a CDS encoding cullin 4B, putative, with the protein MSSRTLYDQGVTQAQWGEQLLHTKPCVNIQLPQPEHSLHREASEAERDKALKSALGMLSAVLARSSGNTKAIVDSPAFVAKSVELLLQLLCTSSFPSLPHQHNPSASPAPLSTVPPIQQQRWLKIDFCDREYFVDSVCRNVRTLVELDCGPHLFAELEQCLKGYVTSMVELLTSSGEDGVTADVLFVRLAHAWGHYYLAVAELQEVWVYFDRWYVFKTHAVKSIEGLAIEILREGLLLHPWLLPRAQLGYLDCLSRDIVVHANSSVENGNGDDWNSRHELRLFTDLCAAVQVYFLRVEPEIVALVGKFYMEEADRMWSAGVPAGIFFARVEQFLLECRERVRACLVSYSLPKLESVTQSSLLLTHGVAFLERDFANLAMEKKYDCFRLAWRLLASGKYVRLGKQCNAVFRAYILQQGLLVMQRFAARSVERDVFGTVKAMIELMHRGETIISEGFPEDSATFSIQLRDALTEVLQGHQMEFVEQLARYLDWVVRGSDTSTALGQSDHSESKPMATADGSSDVGGVLKLLDDIGRIYSLFPSKDIFEKLYWRDLARRLLHHPRGTPCVDVEGHFIQILREIVGTDAAKFEGMVNDLMSSQELNERFRLWVVNKHTEVPPLSPPPTSVANEEDDQTETPQPKAQHNNEGYEEEEENHEAVEAALAAVDVKLNVLTDGYWPKQTPLSTELPPQLRVLAKSMEVFYRKCFAKRRLIWLHQLSSAVVKSAVGNSRRQLSGTLVQANVLLALQEIIDAGMHSEQLCVSVGEICGQLGLDISLPDVVGAILGLCHPKFRLLLRAPGSGTDGSNQHGSDDASGYGSSVGVVAATLLGTDILRINHSFSVPSQFCRIPFLGARRRGGDGAVDERAADTDGEQTMEDIMKDRVHVVDAAIVRLMKQRRRASHEEVMEEVPKLVRFPVTASAVKESARRLTERGFLERGNTNEYIYIS; encoded by the coding sequence ATGTCATCACGGACGCTGTATGATCAAGGTGTCACGCAAGCTCAGTGGGGTGAGCAGTTGCTTCATACCAAACCGTGCGTAAATATTCAGCTACCACAGCCGGAACATTCACTTCACCGCGAGGCCAGTGAGGCAGAGCGCGATAAAGCGTTGAAGTCGGCTTTAGGCATGCTGAGCGCTGTACTTGCTCGATCATCCGGGAACACGAAAGCTATCGTTGATTCTCCCGCTTTCGTGGCGAAATCTGTTGAATTACTACTACAACTGCTCTgcacctcttcttttccgtcGCTCCCGCATCAACATAATCCTTCGGCATCACCGGCACCCCTGTCAACGGTCCCGCCTAtacaacagcagcggtggcTGAAAATCGATTTTTGCGATCGAGAATATTTTGTTGATTCTGTCTGTAGGAACGTTCGCACACTTGTTGAACTAGACTGCGGCCCGCACCTCTTCGCCGAACTGGAGCAATGCCTAAAGGGGTACGTCACATCCATGGTGGAGTTACTTACGAGTAGTGGGGAAGATGGTGTGACTGCCGATGTGTTATTTGTGCGTCTTGCTCATGCATGGGGCCATTACTACCTAGCCGTTGCGGAGCTGCAGGAGGTTTGGGTCTACTTCGACCGCTGGTACGTGTTTAAAACACATGCAGTGAAGTCTATCGAGGGGTTGGCTATTGAAATTTTGCGTGAGGGGCTGTTGCTTCACCCCTGGCTTCTGCCACGTGCGCAGTTGGGATACCTGGATTGCCTCAGTCGTGATATTGTTGTGCACGCAAATAGCAGTGTAGAGAATGGCAACGGTGACGATTGGAACTCTCGTCACGAACTTCGGCTCTTCACAGACCTGTGCGCAGCAGTGCAGGTGTATTTCTTGCGCGTGGAGCCGGAGATTGTGGCATTGGTGGGGAAGTTCTACATGGAAGAGGCAGATCGCATGTGGAGTGCAGGTGTTCCCGCTGGAATATTCTTTGCTAGAGTAGAGCAGTTTCTGCTAGAATGTCGGGAGCGCGTGCGCGCCTGCTTGGTTTCTTACTCCTTACCAAAGCTTGAAAGCGTTACTCAGAGCTCTTTGCTGCTTACTCACGGCGTCGCCTTCCTCGAGCGTGATTTCGCAAATCTGGCAATGGAGAAAAAATACGACTGCTTCCGTCTTGCGTGGAGGCTTCTTGCTTCGGGGAAGTATGTGCGTCTCGGTAAGCAGTGCAATGCCGTTTTCCGCGCTTATATACTGCAACAAGGACTGTTAGTGATGCAACGATTTGCTGCGAGATCGGTGGAGAGGGATGTATTTGGGACCGTCAAAGCAATGATCGAGCTCATGCACCGTGGTGAAACTATAATTTCTGAAGGGTTTCCTGAGGATAGTGCAACATTTTCCATACAGTTGCGTGATGCGCTAACTGAAGTCTTGCAAGGGCATCAGATGGAGTTTGTTGAGCAGTTAGCCCGCTACTTAGACTGGGTGGTGCGTGGAAGTGACACGAGCACCGCGCTTGGGCAAAGTGATCATAGTGAAAGCAAGCCGATGGCCACCGCTGATGGAAGCAGTGACGTTGGTGGCGTCCTTAAGCTTCTGGATGATATTGGTCGCATCTATTCTTTATTTCCGTCCAAAGATATTTTCGAAAAGTTGTACTGGAGAGATCTTGCGCGTCGGCTCCTTCATCACCCGCGAGGAACGCCATGTGTGGACGTGGAGGGGCACTTTATTCAGATTCTGCGTGAAATCGTTGGAACGGATGCGGCAAAGTTCGAGGGAATGGTTAACGACCTCATGTCGTCGCAGGAGTTAAATGAGCGATTCCGGTTGTGGGTAGTAAACAAGCACACCGAGGTGCCGCCGTTATCTCCCCCACCCACGAGCGTGGCCAATGAAGAGGATGACCAGACGGAGACACCTCAGCCGaaagcacaacacaacaatgAAGGatatgaagaggaggaggagaaccACGAGGCTGTTGAAGCCGCGCTCGCCGCAGTAGACGTGAAACTGAACGTTCTCACGGATGGATACTGGCCAAAGCAAACGCCACTGAGTACCGAGCTACCCCCACAGTTGCGCGTTTTAGCCAAAAGTATGGAAGTTTTTTACCGAAAGTGCTTCGCTAAACGCCGTTTGATTTGGTTACATCAGCTTTCTTCCGCTGTTGTTAAGTCGGCAGTCGGTAACTCAAGGCGGCAATTGTCAGGAACTCTTGTACAAGCGAATGTGCTGCTCGCCCTGCAAGAAATTATAGATGCAGGGATGCATTCGGAGCAGTTATGCGTATCAGTTGGCGAGATTTGTGGTCAACTTGGGTTGGATATCTCATTGCCTGACGTTGTTGGTGCTATTCTTGGTCTGTGCCATCCCAAGTTTCGGTTACTTCTTCGCGCTCCCGGTTCCGGTACGGATGGCTCAAACCAACATGGGAGTGATGACGCCTCCGGTTATGGGTCTTCGGTTGGTGTTGTGGCTGCCACCCTTCTCGGTACTGATATCTTGCGCATCAACCACAGCTTTAGTGTTCCGTCACAGTTCTGCCGCATTCCGTTCCTTGGCGCTCGCCGCCGCGGAGGTGACGGAGCTGTTGACGAGAGAGCTGCTGATACCGACGGAGAGCAGACAATGGAAGACATAATGAAGGATCGAGTGCATGTCGTAGATGCCGCCATTGTTCGTTTGATGAAGCAACGTCGCCGCGCGAGTCACGAAGAAGTCATGGAGGAGGTACCGAAACTCGTGAGGTTTCCAGTAACGGCTTCTGCTGTGAAGGAGTCAGCACGGCGGTTGACGGAGCGTGGCTTTCTCGAGAGGGGTAAtacaaatgaatatatatatatttcgtAG